A segment of the Bdellovibrio bacteriovorus genome:
ATGGAGGCACCAAAGTTCAGGATACCGATCACTTCGCCCGGGATTTTTCCGTAATTGAGTTCAAAGGCATTGGCCAAAGCAAAGCCAGATACGTCCAATACGCCACAAGTCAGCCCACTGACCTCAATCACTTGAGTATACTGGGTCACAAGTTCGTTTTGGGCGGCAATCAGCAGAATGTCCATGGCATCCGGGGACGCACTGGAATTCAGAATATGATGGGCCAGGCTGATATTGTTGATATCAAACGGGATGTACTGCTCGGCCTCAAAACGAATCTGATCTTTGATAAGTTTACGATCCATCTTGGGAATTGTGATCTTTTTCACGATCACGGCGGTTCCCCACATGGCTGTGGCGATGGATTTACGCTTGGTTTTTACTTCGTTGATCAACTGCTGAATGGCGATACCGACCGAGGCGATATCCACGATCTCCCCGCCAGACACAGCATTGGGAGGCGTTGGTGCAAAACCAAAAGAGAGAAGCTGGGCGCCCTTGCCACTGACGTCCATTTCAGCAAGCTTGATGGAGCTCGATCCAATGTCGAGTCCTATGACCTTTTTCGATTTAAAAAACATGCTTTCGCTGCTTCCCCAGTTGTACCACTCGGATGTCTTTTCAAAGACTTACGTCTTTAGGACACAAGTCTGATATACTAAAATTATTTCTGCTTGGGTGGGGAATGTCAAACAAGGGTCGAGGCTGAAACCAAAAGGTCCAGCCCCGGGGCGAAGGTCTTGCCCTGAAATCAGACAGCCGGAAGGAACAAACCGAGGTACCAAAGGGCGATGGCTTCACCACCAAACAGGTAAATCACCGCACCCAAAGCCAGATAAGGACCGAATGGAATCACCGTCTTTAGTCCAGCTTTCTGCTTTCTGGCAGCGATCAGACCGATCACACTGCCTACGATCGCCGATGTCATGATCACAAACGGGATGGCTTTCCAGCCGACAATGGCACCGATCCATGCCAGAAGTTTGATATCTCCACCGCCCATGCCTTCGTTTTTGGTGAACATATAATAGACGTAAGCCATCCCCCAAAGGAAGCCCCCGCCCATCAACACACCGAACAAGGCATCCAGGAACTCACGCTGAGGGTTCAGGGCCGCGCCAACAAGTCCAATGACAATCCCGGAAAGAGTGAATTCGTCCGGCAAAATCATGTGATCCAGATCGATGAATGTGCAGACAACAAGTCCAAAAATAAAGATCAGATACTCAAGCAGTGTCCAAGTCAGACCTGCATAGTGGTAAGAAAGCGCGAACAGCACCGCCATGATGATTTCCACCAGAGGATAGCGGAATGAAAACTTGGCGTGGCACTTGCGGCATTTTCCACGAAGAATGAACCAGCTCAGGATGGGGATATTGTCATACCACTTGATCTGGGTTTTGCAGCTATAGCAATAGCTGCGGGGCTTGACGACACTTTCCTCGCGCGGCAGACGATAGATCACGACATTGCCGAAGCTTCCAAAAATCGCACCCAAAACAAAGAAAAGGACGTAAAAGCCCGTATCCAGATCAAACAATGTCTTTTCTCCTGAAGAAGAAGTTCGTCGCCAGCACCGCCAACAAAGCCCAGCCCGTCATGTGCGCCAGCATCCACAGAATGTTTTCAGCCGGAATCCCCTTTTCAAGGAAGTACGCTGATTTCCAGTTCATACGATAGAAATTCGGGGTCAACCAGTGCAGCACCTTCACCGCCTGCACAAACATGTCTTCACGGCTTTTTTCCGCGAAGAAAGCCAGGTCCCCCAGCCAATGCCCCAGCAGGAACACCATAAAGCCCGCGCCCAAAGCCAGCACCGGACGCACCACCAGGCTGAAGAAAATCACCAGACACAGAATCACGGCACTTTCACACCACAGGCTTAGTGCAATTTCCAGGAACGACAGAAGGAATTGAGGCTCTTTCCACAGTCCCAACAAGATCCACAGCAAAACAGTCAGTGAACCCATTAAAAGACTGTTCAACGCCAGAACCCCCAGAAGCTTGCCGACGATAAACTGAGCCCGCGACACCGGTCGGGACAGAATCAACAAACAGGTTTGCTTTTCGATTTCTTTCGCCAGCAAATAAGCTCCCGAAAAAAGGGAAATCCCCAGACCTGAAATCTGAATGGCCAGGAATCCAAAATCCGTCAGAATTTTACGTTGTTCCGCAAAAGACAAGGCACCCAAAAGGAAGCTCAAGCCCAAAAGAGCGATGGCAATCAGCACCGCCACCATAAAAACACGTTCACGCAGCATTTCGCGCAGAGTGGTGCGCGCCAGAGTCCAAACCTTATACACGGCCTTCCTCCTTTCCTTTCAGAACAGAGAAGGCTTTTTCAAGACTTTGGAATTCGGCCATGAAGGAGTTTAACACCCCGTCGTACAAAATCTGACCGCGATTGATCACCACCAGATGGGTGCAAAGCTCTTCCATATCCTGCAAAAGATGGCTGCTGAAGAACAGACTGACCCCGCGCTTTTGTTCTTCGCGCAGAATGTCTTTCACCATGGCCCGGCCATCGGGATCAAGACCGGACATCGGCTCATCCAGAATCAGCAGATCCGGGCGGGTTAAAATCGCCTGCGCAATCCCAATTCTTTGCAACATGCCCTTTGAATAAGTTCGCAAGCGGCGGTCACGGGCTTCAAAAAGATCCACTTTTTTCAAAGCTTCGTGAGCTCTTTCATGGAAGTCCTTCATCGAGGCACCGTAACAAAGATTCCAGTGCAGACGCAAAAACTCCATTCCCGTCAGGAATTCATACAAATACGGACGCTCAGGAAGATAACCGATGCGGGTTTTGCTTTCACTGGTCAATGGAGATCCAAAAAAGTTGATCTGACCACTGTCCGGACGAATGAAATCAAAAAGACATTTGATCGTGGTGGTTTTGCCCGCCCCGTTGCTGCCGACAAAACCGGATGTCTGGCCTTCTGGCAAAGAAAAGGTCACGTCACGCAACACATGACGGTCCTTTTCAAAAAGACCGCCTTTGAATGTCTTATTCAGCTTTTCAATTGATAATACAGCCATGAAAAACTATGGCTTCAGCTCGATATTCAAAGCTTTCACCATCTCCCTGACAGGATCATACTGTTTGGAGGTGGCAGGCATCAAGTCGCGAGAACCCAAAATTTCAGAGTAAGTGTCTTTATTGCGGTTCTGTTCCAGAATATCAATCAGGGTGAACATCAATGTATGGGTTGTCTTGGGATAAGCATCATAGAAATCCTGACGAACACAGAAGGGATCATTCGGGATCGGAGCGCTTTTCCATAAAATACGGTATTTGGCTTTCTTGTCAGTACCGAATTTTTCCCAAGCACCCTGCAAACCTTTTTCATCGTCACTGAACACAGCGGCCGCATCGACTTTTTTGGCTTCCAGGAACTGAATGGAGGCCTGGTGATTGCCAGTGAAGACAACTTCTTTGAAGTCCGCATCACTCAAGCCCTCTTTGCGCAAAGCCACCTGAGGATACAAATACCCTGAAGAGGACTTGTCATCAACGAAGGCCACTTTTTTGCCCTTCAAAGACTTCAGATTTTTGATTCCTGATCTTTGTGGCGTGATAATCATGGAATAGTAATACGGCTCGTGCCACACCTTCTTCAGAAGGACTTTGGCTTGCGCCTGCTGTTCAGCAAAGACATAGGTGGAGGAACTGAAAAAGGCGAAATCCACCTTCTTCGTTTTCATCGCCTCAATCAAACCGACATAGTTCTTGGAAACGTAGATATTGACAGGAATATTGAGTTTGGCCTGAAGCTCTTTTGCCAGAGCCAGGCCTTGTTCACGCAGATTCTCGGGATTACCCCCAGGGATCACCCCAATGGTGATGCTGGGAGGGACTGCTTCAGAGGGGCCCTCCGCTGCAAAAGCTGTGGAGATCGAAAGAAGTGTCAGCAGTCCGAGAATGAGTCGTTTCAAAATTCCTCCATGGCCCCCAGGGCCTCGACTGATGATGACTCATTTCTTTCATTTTTCAAAGCAAGAATGAAGGCTTCAGCAGCGTCACTTTCGGTGAGGCATGGAATATTATAGTCAGTGCAAGCTCGACGAATGTCGAAGCTGGCCTCAATCGCACGGCGGCCTGAGGTGGTGTTGATCACAAAGGCCACATCGCCCGAGCGGATCTTGTCCACACAGTGAGGACGGCCTTCATCGACTTTTCTTAAGGACAGACAGTTCACGCCCTTATCATTAAAGAAGTTCGCGGTCCCCGTCGTCGCCGACACCCCGTAACCCATGCGCTGAAGTTCACGCGCCAAAGGCAGCATGACTTCCTTGTCCTTGTCTCGCAGAGAGAAGAACACCTGACCGATTTTTGGAAGTCTTATGTTACTTGAAAGGAAGGCTTTTGCCAGAGCTTCAGAATAATTCCTTCCGCGCCCCATGCTTTCACCGGTGGACTTCATTTCGGGGCCCAGAATCGAATCAGATTCCGGGAACTTTTTGAATGGGAAGACCACGCCTTTTACAGACACGGACTCGGTGTTTCTCCAGTTCAGGTTCTCAAGCTTCAGGTCTTTCTTCTTTTTACCCAGCATCGCCGCCACACCCAGATCAATCAGGGGAATTCCGGTGGCTTTTGCCACAAACGGAACCGAGCGGGAACTGCGCGGATTGGCTTCAAGCATGAAGACCACATCATTTTTCACAGCCAGTTGCAGATTCAGGTGACCGATCACGCCGATGCGGTTTGCCAGTTGTTTGCTGAGCTCCTCAATACGTTCGCAGGTTTCCGGTTTCAATCGGTGCGGCGGCAACACCCCCATGGAATCCCCGGAGTGAACACCCGCGGCTTCGATATGCTCAACGATACCTCCGACCACGACCCAGTCCTCTCCACGCACCAGATCCACATCCACTTCCAAAGCTCCGGCCAGGAATTGATCCATCAGGCATGGCTTGTCAGCAGAGATATAGTCCTTATGGCGCTGGAAGTAAGACAGCAGCTCTTCCGTGTTTTCGATCACTTCCATACGACGACCGCCCAAAACATAGCTTGGACGACAGATCATCGGATAACCCACGGATTTTTCGATACGCAAAGCTTCTTCCAATGATCCCGCCATACCGGAGTTTGGAATGGCAAAATTCAATTCGCGACAGATTTTGGAGAACAATCCACGGTCTTCTGCAAGATCGATGGTTTCAAGCGAAGACCCCAGCAGACGGAAGCCCGCCTTAACCAGATCCGGAGCCACACCAATCGGCGTCTGACCGCCCAACTGTGCCACAAATCCCAGCGGCTTCATGAAGCGCATGATCTCAGTCAGGCTTTCCACCGTCAGTGGTTCAAAGAACAGAACATCGGAGGTGTCGTAATCAGTGGAAACAGTTTCGGGGTTGGAATTCACCATGATGACCTTACGGCCATTTTTCTGGAAGCCCTTCACCCCGCGCACACAACTGTAATCAAATTCAATTCCCTGGCCGATACGATTTGGACCGCTGCCAATGATGACCACCGCATCCGGAGCATTCACCTTGGCAGAAGCCTGAGGCCAGTAAGAAGAATAGAAATACGGAGTGGAGGACTCAAATTCCCCGGCACAGGTGTCCACCTGTTGATAGCGCGGGAACATCTGGTGTTTTTCACGCAAAGCACGGATGTCGGATTCTTTCCTGCCGATCAACGCCGCCAGTCGGGCATCCGTGAAACCTTTGCGTTTGGCCTTCAAAAGAAGATCCACATTGTTTTCAGTGAAATCCGCCTTGAACATTCTTTCAAATTTAATCAGGGCTTCAATGTGCTCCAGGAAGTAAGGATTGATACGAGTCAGCTCCTCGATTTCCGCCACGGTTTTGCCGTCACGGAAGGCCTGGAACAAATGGTAAATGCGACGGCTGTTTGGATAAGAAATCTTGCCGGTTTCAAGTTCCACCTCGGGAATCGCCTGCGGGTCTTTTTCAAGACTGGCCAAAGCCTTCATCAAAGATTCCTGCAGCGTGCGCCCGATACCCATGACCTCCCCGACGCTTTTCATCTGCGTGGTCAGAGAGTCTTTTGAGCCCGCGAACTTTTCAAATGCAAAACGCGGGATCTTGGTGACGATATAATCCAAAGCCGGTTCGTAACAAGACGGCGTTACTTTGGTGATGTCATTTTGAAGTTCATCCAGGGAATAACCAATCGCGAGCAAGGCCGCGATTTTGGCAATCGGGAAACCCGTCGCCTTACTTGCCAGCGCAGAAGAACGGCTGACCCGTGGATTCATTTCAATCACCACACGTTCGCGTGTCGTCGGGTGAACGGCGAACTGAATATTAGCGCCACCCGTTTCAATGCCCACTTCATTGATGATCTTGCAGGCCTCATCACGCATGGACTGATATTCACGGTCGCTCAATGTCTGTTGAGGCGCCACCGTGATACTGTCACCAGTGTGAACGCCGCACGGATCCAGATTTTCGATACTGCACACAACCACGAAGGTGCCCTTGTGATCACGCATGACCTCAAGTTCATATTCTTTCCAGCCCAGGATGCTTTCTTCCACCAAAACTTCGGAAGTCGGGCTTTCATGCAGCGCTGTCACCAGCATTTTTTTGTATTCTTCCGGCGAGTACGCAATACCGCCGCCGCCCCCGCCCAGAGTGTAGTTCGGGCGCAGGATCATCGGATAACCCAGTTCATCGGCGATTTGCAGGCCGTGTTCGTAGGTGCGGATCAGGTGGCTTTTTGGGTATTTCGCGCCGATTTTGTCCAGCAGACCACGGAAGATTTCGCGGTCTTCGCCGGCTTTGATCACCTGAGGTGTCGCGCCCAGCAGTTGCACTTTATATTTTTGCAGGATGCCTTTGGCATGCAGATCCAAAGCCAGATTCAGGGCCGTCTGGCCGCCCAAAGTTGGGATCACAGCATCGGGCATTTCTTTGGCGATGATTTTTTCCAGATAGTCGACCTTTAAAGGTTCAACATAAACGCGGGTGGCGATCTCTGGATCAGTCATGATCGTGGCGGGATTTGAATTCACCAGGATGACTTCAAGGCCCTCTTTCATCAGGGCCTTACAGGCTTGAGTGCCGGAGTAATCAAACTCACAGGCTTGTCCAATAACGATGGGTCCAGATCCGATAATAAGAACTCTCTTAATACTGGACTTGCGCGGCACTCTTTCCTCCTAGAACTAGATCCCGAGCTTCCCCTCATTGGAGTAAATGAGCTCAGGCTTCACGTGTTTATACTGTTCAAATTTATAACGCATTTTAATCAGGCGAAGCATCAGCAGATCCGGATCCAGATCCGGGTCTTTGCGATGGCGCTTGGCCTCGCTCAGAATGAACTTCTTCGCACTTTCAGGATGGAAGCAGAAGCCGCGGGTGAAGACATACGAGTCCCCTTGAGGGATCAAACGCACTTCAAACAATTCATCCTGATCAAAGCCGAAAACAAAAGGAGATGCCTTCACCACCATCACGTTGGAAGAGAAGAAGCCTTTTTTGTTCTGCAGAATGTCCTTGATATAGACATCCCCGTCTTTGATTTTCACAAATTCGAAAATGGAATGGCGGTGCTGCTTCAGCACTTCCAGAGTTTTCAGCTCTTCCTCAGAGAAACGAAGTTCACGCACCAGAAGGCAGGCCTCCAGCGGTGTCTGACCGAAACCTTTCAGCTCACGGGTGAAAAAATACCAGTCATAGAACTGTGCCATGCGAGACTCGTAGTGCTCGGAGTTTTCATCCAGAGTACCGGCGTTTTCAAAGAACTCTTTTTTGGCCATGGCCAATTCGTCCTTGAAGGCGTCGCTGACAAAGTGATTCAGAATTTTTTCAATCAGTTTTTCGTATTCGTTCATATCATCCGCTCTACAAAGTAGCTAAACAGCCCTGAAGCCTCATGCGGCCCAGGACAACTTTCCGGGTGATATTGTATTCCTAAACACTTGCGTTTTTCACTATAAAAACCTGCCACAGTGCCGTCATTGAGGTTCACATGGGTGACCTTCACGTCAGAAGGCAAAGAAGCCTCTTCCACCGCATATCCGTGGTTCTGGCTGGTCATGTAAATCTGATTAAGCAGAGTGTCGCGAATCGGGTGATTGGACCCACGATGGCCGAATTTTAACTTGTAGGTCTTTGCCCCCAGAGCCAACCCCAGAATCTGGTGCCCCATGCAGATGCCAAAGATCGGTTTTACACCCAAAAGCTCACGAACCGTCCCGATAGCCACCTTCACGTCCGCCGGATCGCCGGGGCCATTGGTCAGCATAATGCCGTCCGGATTGTAAGACATAATGTCCTGAACGGAAGAGCGGCTGTTGAAAATCTTGATTTCAGAGCAACGGCTTTGCAACTCGCGCAGGATGTTTTCTTTGCTGCCAAAATCCAGAACCGCCACTTTCGGGCCCACCATGTTGTCACCACGGCGGACTTCAGGTTCTTTGCGGGAGGCAATGTAAACCCAGTCTTTATCGAGGGTCTTTTTAGAAGCGATCAGGCTTTCGGCCTTTTTTAAAGCTTCCGCCTCGGAACCAGCCTGAACCAGCGCGCCCCATGGAGTTCCCCCTTGGCGCAAACGCAAAGCCAGGGCTCGGGTATCGACTTCGGTCAGCAGCGGGATTTTATTTTCTGTCAGGCGCTTCTTCCAGGCCTGATCACGCTCACTGTCCTGAACTTCCAGGCAGATGAATCCTTCGATCCAGAGTTTTCTGGATTCCCAGACGGCGTCTTCGACCCCATAATTCCCCTGCATCGGGGCGGTCATGACCACGATTTGTGAAAAATAAGACGGGTCCGTGGCGATTTCCTCGTAACCGGAGTGAGACGTGTTGAAAACAACCTCGCCGGCGCGATCTTCACCACCCTGCCATTGACCGGTGTAGACTTCCCCACCTTCAAGCACCAGATAGCCGCGCATCACTCCCCCTCTTTCAACGTCATTTGAATCAGACTTTGACGAATCAAAACACCATTGGAAACCTGATCCAGCACTTTGCAGCGCGGATCTTTCAGAACTTCAGAATCAAGCTCGGTCCCCTGATTGATCGGACCCGGATGCATGATCAGGGCTTTATCCGAAAGGGACTGCAGATTTTTGACTGTGAAACCGTACTGATCACGATAATCGGCCAAAGAATACTGGTGCTCGTGACGCTCTAACTGCACCCGCAGAGCCATCGCCGCCGTGGCCCACTGAAGACCTTCTTTCAAAGAGGCAAACACCCGGCACGGAGATTGTGCGGGAAGGAACTCTTTGGGACCACACAGCGCCACTTCGTAACCGAGTTTTTCGGCCAGCTCAAAGTGCGACGCTGCCACACGACTGTGACGAACATCACCCACAATCAAAAGCTTTTGACCTGCACACGTCCCCAGATGCTTGCGAAGGGTGTAAGCATCCAGCAAAGCTTGTGTCGGATGCCCTTTTTTTCCCCAGCCCGCATTCAGAATCGGCGTGCTGATTTTTTCGGAAAGATCCTTCAGATCCAGATCATCCCCGCAACGAATAACCAGGAAAGACGGCTTCATGGCCTCAACATTCAAAACGGTGTCTTCCAGCGTTTCGCCTTTTTCAAGACTGCTGCCCGCACCGCCATCCAGACGCAAAGGATGGATTCCCAAACGTGCGCAGGCGGTTTCAAAACTCATGCGGGTGCGAGTGCTGGCTTCAAAAAACAAAAGGGCTCCGGTTTTTCCGAAGCCCTGAATAGGAGCCGATTTTGATGCCGCAATAGAGTCGGCAATAGAGAATAGGAAATCGATTTTTGTTTTTTCAAGGGAGCGAAGATCAAGAATGGAGAAATTTTTCCTAGACGACATCTAGAACCCAAGACTAGGTACTTGGGCGAACCTTGTCAATGAACCGTAGAAAAAACTCGGTCCCAACGCACTGAAGGATAACGGTCGCCACCCCATTTACGCTGCCAATCCAGTGAAAGCCAAATTAAAGCCACGCGGCCCACCACCTGGGTCATAGGAACCGTACCCCAATAGCGCGAGTCGTCACTGGCATCACGATTATCACCCAACAGGAAAACCTCTCCTGGAGGCACAACCAGCGGGCCGAAATCTTTGTCATCCGGAGTTTTCTGGAAGATCACACGCCAGGAATCCGCCCCCGCAGTCTCTTTAAAGATATCAAAGAGTTCCGCATTGGGGTTGTCCGAAACTGCATCCATCTTTTCATAAGCCACGGGTTCATCATTCAGAACCAGGCGCCCCTTCACGATTTGCACCCGATCTCCAGGCAAACCCACCACACGTTTTACATAAGTCACGGACGGCTGATTGGGATAACTGAAAACCACGATATCCCCGCGCGCCGGCAAAGTCAGGTTCCAGCGTTTGGAAGCAAACGGAATCTGCACACCGTAAGACACCCGGGAGGCAAAGATAAAGTCGCCGGGTTTCAGCGCAGGCTGCATGGAACCCGTGGGAACTTTATAGGCGGTCACCAGAAAGTGACGCACAAACAGTGCGCACACCACTGCCAAAACCAAAGTTGTTAGATATTCCCGCCAACGATTCATCCTTAAATCCTAAACGGACTTGGGCGAGACCTTCAAAGCAATTCTTAGGACTTTTTATTATTTCTTAAAAGCGACCTAATCCAAAGCTTTGAACAGGCGGTTGAAGCGGATTTGTGAGGGGTCGCACACAAATGTCATTGTCGGCAAAGTACTGTTGCAGGAAAGCCAGATGATGGAAGCTTTTCCGACCAAATAATCATTTTTCACAAAGCCCCAGAAACGCGAGTCACTGGATTGATCACGATTGTCCCCCATAAAGAAGAACTGTCCCTGTGGCACTTGATATACTTGCACATCAGCAGAGTTTTCTTCACTCAAGAAACGCACCACATAGGATTTCTGCGTGTTGTTTTCCGTGAAATAATAAAACTCTTTATTGCTCACCAAAGGGCCTTCATAAGATTCCATCGTAAAAGGCTTGTCGTTCACGGTGATGCGACCAGCACGAACTTCGATCCGGTCCCCCGGCAGCCCGATCAGTCGCTTGATATAATAGACATCCGGATTTTCAGGATACTTGAAGACGACGATGTCCCCGCGTTCAGGCGTTGACCATTGCACCAGCCACTTGTCGCTGAAAGGAAAGTGCAGACCGTAAGCAAACTTTTTTACCAGAATGTGGTCATGGATCAGAAGATTCGGAATCATGCTCCCGGACGGGATCACAAAGGGCTCAAACAAGGCCCAGCGCACTCCCATCACCAGCAGAATCGGAAACAGGAATGTCAGGATCGCCTGATTCCATGTTCCTTTCAGATTGGGAGTGGCCTTGGGTTCAGACATCTAGTTCACAGAGTGGAAGAAACGTCCCCAGCGGATGGTCAGCGGGTTGCACAGGAACGGAAGCATTGGCACCGTCTCTTCACAACTTAGCCATACGAACATCGCACGACCCAGGATGTTTTGTTTTGGCAGGAAACCCCAAACACGGCTGTCAGAGGAATTCATGCGGTTGTCACCCATAACAAACAGATGGTCATCCGGAATGGTCACTGGGCCAAAGGTTTCATAGATATCACCCTTGCGAAGCAGGATGGCATGCTCTTTACCCTCTTTGGCGCCTTTGCCCGGAGGCAGGACTTCAGTGAACTCAACATAGTTTTCTTTGCTGTCGTTGATGTTGCCATCACGCTGGAAATCCGCATCGCGCAGCCATGCAAAGTCATCCATATTGGCAGGTACCTTTTTTTCAACCGGTTTGTCGTTGATATAAAGAGTCCCGTTTTCGTAGTAAACCTTGTCGCCAGGCTCACCCACGATGCGTTTGATGAAGAAAGTGCTCATGTCTTTAGGATATTTAAAGACAATCACTTCCCCACGCTCAGGTTCGTTGAATTTCACCAGCCATTTTTCGCTGAAAGGAACACGCAAACCGTAAGTCAGCTTGTTCACGAAGATATGGTCATGAATCAAAAGCGACGGCAACATCGAGCCCGATGGAATCACGTAAGCTTCAATGAAGCCCCAACGGATGAAAAGGGCGATAAACACGGCCAGGAACAACGAGCCCCAACCTTCGGTCCAAAAGTGCTTTGTACGGAAATCCCAGCTTTTCACTTGTTGTTTGTCGCTCATGTTGATTCTCCTAGTCTTCGACTTTCAGGATCGCAAGGAAGGCTTCTTGAGGGACTTCCACATGGCCGATGGCCTTCATGCGCTTTTTACCCTCTTTTTGCTTTTCCAGAAGCTTACGCTTACGGGAAATATCACCACCATAGCACTTCGCGGTCACGTCTTTTCTGATCGCTCCCAGAGTTTCACGGGCGATGATCTTGGCACCGATCGCTGCCTGGATCGCCACCTGATACTGCTGACGAGGGATCAATTCTTTCATCTTTTCAGCCAACAGACGGCCACGGTTTTGCGCCTTGGAGCGGTGAACGATCAAAGACAGGGCGTCAATCGGCTCACCGTTGATCAGAATGTCCAGCTTCACCAGGTCTGATTCCTCAAAACCGACGAATTCATACTCCAAAGACGCATAACCTTTGGAGATGGATTTCAAACGATCATAGAAGTCCATCACCATCTCATTCATTGGCAGCTTGTACTCAATGATGACTTTTTTGTCGGTGACGTATTCCATTTTCAACTGGATACCGCGTTTGTCCTCGCACAGTTTCAAAATGCCGCCGATATAGTCGGTCGGAGTGTGCAGGGTCACCTTGACGTAAGGCTCTTCAAATTTGGCGATCTGGGTGTCCACTGGCATGCCGGATGGATTTTCCAGCATCATTTCGGTGCCGTCCGTTTTGGTAATACGGTATACAACCGTCGGCGCCGTGGTGATCAGATCCAGATTGAATTCACGCTCAAGACGCTCTTGAACGATTTCCATGTGCAACAGCCCCAGGAAACCGCAACGGTATCCGAAACCAAGCGCCGCGGATTTTTCCACCTCAAACGTCAAAGACGAGTCATTCAGACAAAGTTTGTCCAAAGCGTCCTTCA
Coding sequences within it:
- the carA gene encoding glutamine-hydrolyzing carbamoyl-phosphate synthase small subunit, whose translation is MRGYLVLEGGEVYTGQWQGGEDRAGEVVFNTSHSGYEEIATDPSYFSQIVVMTAPMQGNYGVEDAVWESRKLWIEGFICLEVQDSERDQAWKKRLTENKIPLLTEVDTRALALRLRQGGTPWGALVQAGSEAEALKKAESLIASKKTLDKDWVYIASRKEPEVRRGDNMVGPKVAVLDFGSKENILRELQSRCSEIKIFNSRSSVQDIMSYNPDGIMLTNGPGDPADVKVAIGTVRELLGVKPIFGICMGHQILGLALGAKTYKLKFGHRGSNHPIRDTLLNQIYMTSQNHGYAVEEASLPSDVKVTHVNLNDGTVAGFYSEKRKCLGIQYHPESCPGPHEASGLFSYFVERMI
- a CDS encoding aspartate carbamoyltransferase catalytic subunit; protein product: MSSRKNFSILDLRSLEKTKIDFLFSIADSIAASKSAPIQGFGKTGALLFFEASTRTRMSFETACARLGIHPLRLDGGAGSSLEKGETLEDTVLNVEAMKPSFLVIRCGDDLDLKDLSEKISTPILNAGWGKKGHPTQALLDAYTLRKHLGTCAGQKLLIVGDVRHSRVAASHFELAEKLGYEVALCGPKEFLPAQSPCRVFASLKEGLQWATAAMALRVQLERHEHQYSLADYRDQYGFTVKNLQSLSDKALIMHPGPINQGTELDSEVLKDPRCKVLDQVSNGVLIRQSLIQMTLKEGE
- the lepB gene encoding signal peptidase I is translated as MNRWREYLTTLVLAVVCALFVRHFLVTAYKVPTGSMQPALKPGDFIFASRVSYGVQIPFASKRWNLTLPARGDIVVFSYPNQPSVTYVKRVVGLPGDRVQIVKGRLVLNDEPVAYEKMDAVSDNPNAELFDIFKETAGADSWRVIFQKTPDDKDFGPLVVPPGEVFLLGDNRDASDDSRYWGTVPMTQVVGRVALIWLSLDWQRKWGGDRYPSVRWDRVFSTVH
- the lepB gene encoding signal peptidase I: MSEPKATPNLKGTWNQAILTFLFPILLVMGVRWALFEPFVIPSGSMIPNLLIHDHILVKKFAYGLHFPFSDKWLVQWSTPERGDIVVFKYPENPDVYYIKRLIGLPGDRIEVRAGRITVNDKPFTMESYEGPLVSNKEFYYFTENNTQKSYVVRFLSEENSADVQVYQVPQGQFFFMGDNRDQSSDSRFWGFVKNDYLVGKASIIWLSCNSTLPTMTFVCDPSQIRFNRLFKALD
- the lepB gene encoding signal peptidase I, which translates into the protein MSDKQQVKSWDFRTKHFWTEGWGSLFLAVFIALFIRWGFIEAYVIPSGSMLPSLLIHDHIFVNKLTYGLRVPFSEKWLVKFNEPERGEVIVFKYPKDMSTFFIKRIVGEPGDKVYYENGTLYINDKPVEKKVPANMDDFAWLRDADFQRDGNINDSKENYVEFTEVLPPGKGAKEGKEHAILLRKGDIYETFGPVTIPDDHLFVMGDNRMNSSDSRVWGFLPKQNILGRAMFVWLSCEETVPMLPFLCNPLTIRWGRFFHSVN